From the genome of Muricauda sp. SCSIO 64092, one region includes:
- a CDS encoding type IX secretion system membrane protein PorP/SprF yields the protein MKTLCYGVLVITMLLTVQLSAQQLPQFTQYMFNPISINPAYAGSRQVLNLTALHRNQWAGLNGNPVTSTFSVHTPLQNERVGLGISYITDQLGFEKTDYVYGDFSYTIPVSFEAKLSFGLKAGFTNYRLENPDINDPFFADNFNSWQPNIGAGVYLSTNRWYAGISTPRILNTDLNQGEFEALERVSYYAMGGLVLDLTLDIKFRPSFITKFTNGAPATYDVTAGFLFYEKFWAGASYRFNDASNFGAYMDYQVSKDIRIGYAYDLPTGIIRPYTGGTHEVILIFEPRLVKSKNLYRSPRYF from the coding sequence ATGAAAACGCTTTGTTATGGTGTATTGGTAATCACAATGTTGCTAACCGTGCAACTAAGTGCGCAACAATTGCCGCAGTTTACACAGTACATGTTCAATCCCATTTCCATAAATCCTGCCTATGCGGGCAGCAGACAGGTATTAAACCTCACGGCCTTACACAGAAACCAATGGGCCGGACTGAATGGGAATCCCGTGACCAGTACATTTTCTGTCCATACACCTTTACAGAACGAACGTGTTGGACTGGGCATTTCCTACATTACCGATCAATTGGGTTTTGAAAAAACGGATTACGTATACGGTGACTTTTCCTATACCATTCCCGTTTCCTTTGAAGCCAAATTGTCCTTCGGATTAAAAGCAGGTTTCACCAATTACCGTCTGGAAAATCCCGATATCAACGATCCTTTCTTTGCCGACAATTTTAACAGTTGGCAGCCCAATATAGGGGCTGGGGTCTACCTAAGTACCAATAGATGGTATGCTGGTATTTCCACCCCAAGGATTTTGAACACGGATTTAAATCAAGGGGAATTTGAGGCCTTGGAGCGCGTAAGTTATTATGCCATGGGTGGATTGGTCCTGGATTTGACCCTGGACATAAAGTTTAGGCCATCCTTCATCACAAAATTTACCAATGGGGCCCCGGCCACATATGATGTAACCGCTGGTTTTCTGTTCTATGAGAAATTTTGGGCAGGTGCTTCCTACCGATTCAACGATGCTTCCAATTTTGGGGCCTATATGGATTATCAGGTATCCAAGGATATACGAATTGGATATGCCTATGACCTCCCCACCGGTATCATTAGACCCTATACCGGAGGGACGCACGAAGTCATATTGATTTTTGAGCCAAGATTGGTCAAAAGTAAGAATCTGTACCGGTCACCAAGATATTTCTAA
- a CDS encoding OmpA family protein, translating to MRSKPLFVITCVVLLATSFLTAQSVAQKKADIMFSKFSYAKAIPLYEEMLVKDDNAFHALQRLAESYLLLRDFEKSIPYFERFIESRETPSNYYFKYGMALKSIGKEKEALHWLKRYKKLNKNDKRVKQFLKDGNLASVVFNSRERYEVEPVHFNSEYNDFGAIEFNGRIYFSSSRSTKEKANLYEWDNQPWLDIYYIEEDNDAFSGRMSDFGVMPFDDAINSEYHESSLAFSTDYKNDTIIYFTRNNYFQNKTGFYEIKHKEEKLVEKRNNLKIYKAEKVDGNWEVTRNLKLNADHYSTGHPSVNPNRTKLYFASDRPGGYGGTDIYYCDIHPRGGVGKAVNAGPIVNTAGNEMFPFVNNEGKLFFSSDGHVGFGQLDVFATVTNEEDAIVDIINLGKPINSEKDDFAFYSNEDGTKGYISSNRKGGKGGDDIYRFDFTPSLYLEGYVYDAVNDLPLDSVLIQLTKDNGDTFIKETTTDKNGYYRMFVNRNMDYTLSLTRRTHPNKMVDLSTFNLPRTQKKVVRDIYMEPVMDVKVLAGLNKIYFDFDKSNIRPDAARELDKVVNLMLVTYPYMTIKLEAHTDPVGSHQYNDKLSEARAKSTYDYLIKNGISKERILSYKGFGKRRPVNNCKTKWDCPAKVLELNRRTEFPIINILGPESKKALVLNKSK from the coding sequence ATGAGATCAAAACCCTTATTTGTCATTACATGCGTTGTTTTGTTGGCAACTTCGTTTTTGACAGCACAGTCCGTAGCTCAGAAAAAAGCTGATATCATGTTCAGCAAGTTTTCTTATGCCAAAGCCATTCCCCTCTATGAAGAAATGTTAGTGAAAGATGACAATGCTTTCCACGCCTTGCAAAGGCTGGCCGAATCCTATCTTTTGCTAAGGGACTTTGAAAAGTCCATTCCTTATTTTGAACGTTTTATTGAAAGTAGGGAAACCCCTTCCAACTACTATTTTAAGTACGGAATGGCCCTTAAAAGTATCGGTAAGGAAAAAGAGGCACTTCATTGGCTAAAACGCTACAAAAAGCTGAACAAAAACGATAAGCGCGTAAAACAGTTTTTAAAGGACGGGAACCTTGCGTCCGTAGTTTTCAACAGCAGGGAACGTTACGAAGTGGAACCCGTTCACTTTAATTCCGAATACAATGATTTTGGCGCCATTGAGTTCAATGGCCGAATTTATTTTAGTTCAAGTAGATCGACCAAAGAAAAGGCGAACCTTTACGAATGGGACAATCAGCCATGGTTGGATATTTATTACATTGAAGAAGACAATGATGCTTTCTCCGGTAGGATGTCGGATTTTGGAGTTATGCCGTTTGATGATGCCATCAACTCAGAATACCATGAGAGTTCCCTGGCCTTTTCAACCGATTATAAAAATGATACCATCATATACTTCACCAGAAACAATTATTTCCAAAATAAAACCGGTTTTTACGAAATAAAACACAAAGAAGAAAAACTGGTCGAAAAACGAAACAACCTAAAAATTTATAAGGCCGAAAAAGTCGATGGTAACTGGGAGGTAACACGAAACCTTAAACTCAATGCCGATCACTATTCCACTGGACACCCCAGTGTAAATCCCAATAGGACCAAACTGTACTTTGCATCGGACAGACCCGGCGGTTATGGGGGAACGGATATTTATTACTGTGACATTCATCCCAGGGGAGGCGTTGGCAAGGCCGTAAATGCCGGTCCAATCGTAAATACTGCAGGAAATGAGATGTTTCCTTTTGTAAACAATGAGGGCAAACTATTCTTTTCCTCGGACGGACATGTGGGCTTTGGACAGTTGGATGTCTTTGCCACCGTAACCAACGAAGAAGATGCCATTGTGGATATTATAAATCTCGGAAAACCGATCAATAGTGAGAAAGACGACTTTGCTTTCTATTCCAACGAGGACGGCACCAAGGGATATATAAGTTCCAACCGAAAGGGAGGTAAAGGGGGCGATGATATCTACAGATTTGATTTTACTCCTTCGCTTTATCTGGAAGGCTACGTTTATGATGCTGTCAATGATCTACCGTTGGATTCCGTATTGATCCAATTGACCAAGGATAATGGCGATACCTTTATCAAAGAAACCACTACGGACAAAAACGGGTACTACCGCATGTTCGTCAACAGAAATATGGACTATACCCTATCCTTAACGAGACGGACCCATCCGAACAAAATGGTGGATTTATCCACATTCAATCTTCCCAGGACACAAAAGAAGGTTGTAAGGGATATCTATATGGAGCCTGTAATGGACGTTAAGGTCCTGGCAGGATTGAATAAAATATATTTTGATTTTGATAAGAGTAACATTCGGCCCGATGCTGCCAGGGAATTGGATAAGGTGGTGAACCTAATGCTCGTCACCTATCCCTATATGACCATTAAGTTGGAAGCACATACCGATCCCGTTGGGAGTCATCAATACAATGACAAATTATCCGAAGCCAGGGCAAAATCAACATATGACTACCTCATCAAAAATGGTATTTCCAAAGAAAGGATCCTGTCGTACAAGGGTTTTGGAAAACGGAGACCCGTTAATAATTGCAAGACCAAATGGGATTGCCCGGCCAAAGTATTGGAGTTGAACCGACGAACTGAATTTCCCATCATCAATATCTTGGGACCGGAAAGTAAAAAAGCCTTGGTATTGAACAAAAGTAAATAG
- a CDS encoding mechanosensitive ion channel family protein, with product MEKYKQVLEESLGEILTSTVQMLPKIILGILGLLVAWILVKIIMFVLKRILKAAKVDRLSQKIAEAKLFGDKEVKVDLIKIILGVTKILLILLFTVVISEVLGIQAISEGIVSIFGYLPTLVSAIVILGGGLYLASAVKKATLALFDSMGIGGSKFISGTLFYLIAFFVSITALNQAGINTEIITSNFTLILGAFLFAAALGFGLGSREVFSDVLKMFYARKTYMVGDTIAFDGIEGTIEAIDNISITLSTAKGKVVVPIKDVVSQKVTLKS from the coding sequence ATGGAAAAGTATAAACAGGTTTTGGAAGAGAGTCTTGGGGAAATCCTCACCAGTACGGTCCAAATGTTACCAAAAATAATTTTGGGCATTTTAGGCCTTCTTGTTGCATGGATTTTGGTAAAGATCATCATGTTCGTACTAAAACGGATATTGAAGGCTGCCAAGGTAGACCGTTTGTCACAAAAAATAGCGGAGGCCAAACTATTTGGGGATAAAGAGGTCAAGGTAGATTTAATAAAGATCATCCTTGGGGTAACCAAAATCCTTTTGATCCTATTGTTTACCGTGGTCATTTCCGAGGTCTTGGGAATTCAGGCAATATCCGAGGGCATCGTTTCAATCTTTGGTTACCTGCCTACCTTGGTCAGTGCCATAGTCATACTCGGAGGAGGACTGTATTTGGCCTCTGCCGTTAAGAAAGCCACTTTGGCCTTATTTGATTCCATGGGAATTGGGGGTTCAAAGTTTATCAGCGGCACACTCTTTTATCTTATTGCCTTTTTTGTCTCCATAACTGCATTGAACCAAGCGGGCATCAATACGGAAATCATTACCAGTAATTTCACCTTGATTTTAGGGGCTTTCCTCTTTGCAGCGGCCTTAGGATTTGGTCTAGGTTCCCGGGAAGTATTTTCCGATGTGCTAAAAATGTTCTATGCCAGAAAAACCTATATGGTTGGGGATACCATAGCATTTGATGGTATTGAAGGAACCATTGAGGCCATTGATAATATCTCCATAACCTTATCTACAGCGAAAGGGAAGGTAGTGGTTCCCATAAAGGATGTGGTTTCCCAAAAAGTTACGTTAAAATCATAA
- a CDS encoding RNA polymerase sigma factor has product MTLLKRLFLILVNQTKQSLGKDGPYGNLTDEALVEKIVAKNDTLLFGVLYDRYSKVVYNKCYGFARSQDEAEDLTQDVFLMLFIKLASFKGKSKFSTWLYSFTYNFCVNYVNRNKQRKLSDRSVRMDDVDYKMTDEVPDESIYAMKANRLEKALEMVSPEDKSILLLKYQDGASIKELSDLMELGESAIKMRLKRAKAKLLEIYKTLS; this is encoded by the coding sequence GTGACTTTACTCAAAAGACTGTTTCTAATTCTAGTAAATCAAACCAAGCAATCATTGGGTAAGGATGGTCCGTATGGTAATTTGACGGATGAAGCGTTAGTGGAGAAGATCGTTGCCAAAAACGATACACTATTGTTTGGTGTTCTTTATGACCGCTATTCCAAAGTAGTGTACAATAAGTGTTACGGTTTTGCCCGCTCCCAGGATGAAGCAGAGGACTTAACGCAGGATGTATTTCTAATGCTTTTCATTAAACTGGCAAGTTTTAAAGGGAAGTCAAAGTTTTCGACATGGTTGTATTCGTTTACCTATAACTTCTGTGTAAATTATGTAAATCGAAACAAGCAACGGAAGCTAAGCGACAGGTCGGTACGGATGGATGATGTTGACTATAAAATGACCGATGAAGTACCGGATGAAAGCATTTATGCAATGAAGGCCAATAGGCTGGAAAAAGCCCTGGAAATGGTAAGTCCGGAGGATAAATCCATTTTGTTGTTGAAGTACCAGGATGGTGCTTCCATAAAGGAACTCTCGGACTTAATGGAATTAGGGGAAAGTGCCATAAAGATGCGTTTAAAACGTGCCAAGGCAAAACTGTTGGAAATCTATAAAACCTTGAGTTAG
- a CDS encoding MFS transporter: MKSLYLILSNPRYFAPAFVFASLNIWFGTWAIYIPSVKDKLGIDKADLGVALFFLALGVFTVFPIASKIINKLGVGRTTWWGVVCCSISALLPLAAPSYELLCVALYLFGASNGITDIAMNTLVTELEKEDKVQFMSAAHGFFSLGGVLAGLGSFMIPLIGNPFMHMTIVAILVLLVNLSFRKQYFAQRSVPMEKEPFSLRLFRPLFFLGLIGFISFASEGAIVDWSALYLKEVTLAPEQLFGAGFLAFSVTMTLGRFLGDGISGKIGSFNIVALGAIVAIFGYAGVLSGITLLAILGFALTGLGFSVIVPELFRIGGKVKGVDSAQGIAFIAGTGYLGFLSGPVILGFLAEKHSLRISFLTLLGCAVLVLLITGFIRKRS; the protein is encoded by the coding sequence ATGAAATCACTGTACTTAATCTTGTCCAACCCAAGGTATTTTGCTCCGGCATTTGTCTTCGCCAGTCTAAATATATGGTTCGGTACCTGGGCCATTTATATACCCTCGGTCAAGGATAAACTGGGTATTGATAAAGCCGATTTGGGTGTGGCCCTCTTTTTTCTGGCCCTTGGGGTGTTTACCGTATTTCCCATCGCCTCCAAGATTATCAATAAATTGGGCGTGGGTAGGACCACGTGGTGGGGAGTGGTGTGCTGTTCGATCTCCGCATTATTGCCCCTGGCCGCTCCAAGTTATGAATTGCTCTGCGTAGCATTATACCTGTTCGGAGCCTCCAATGGCATCACGGATATTGCCATGAACACTTTGGTAACGGAATTGGAAAAGGAGGATAAGGTGCAATTTATGTCGGCAGCCCATGGTTTTTTCAGTTTGGGGGGTGTTCTGGCCGGTTTGGGCAGCTTTATGATCCCATTGATAGGGAATCCTTTTATGCACATGACCATTGTGGCCATTTTGGTCTTGCTGGTGAACCTGTCCTTCCGAAAGCAATATTTTGCCCAACGTTCGGTTCCCATGGAAAAGGAACCCTTTAGTTTAAGACTGTTCAGACCTTTGTTTTTTTTGGGTTTGATAGGGTTCATAAGTTTTGCGAGCGAAGGCGCCATTGTCGATTGGAGTGCGCTTTACTTAAAAGAAGTAACACTGGCTCCGGAGCAGTTGTTCGGTGCGGGTTTTTTGGCATTTTCAGTAACCATGACCTTAGGGAGATTTTTGGGTGATGGCATCAGCGGGAAAATAGGTTCTTTCAATATCGTGGCGCTTGGTGCCATAGTAGCCATCTTTGGCTATGCAGGCGTGCTCTCTGGAATAACACTGCTGGCCATTTTGGGTTTCGCCCTCACCGGGCTTGGCTTTTCCGTAATAGTTCCGGAGTTGTTTCGCATTGGAGGCAAGGTAAAAGGTGTGGATTCTGCCCAGGGTATTGCCTTTATTGCAGGAACAGGTTATTTGGGGTTTTTGTCCGGTCCCGTTATTCTGGGCTTTTTGGCGGAAAAACATAGTTTGCGAATCAGCTTTCTGACCTTATTGGGTTGTGCGGTACTGGTACTATTGATTACTGGATTCATTAGAAAAAGGTCCTAG
- a CDS encoding aldo/keto reductase, whose amino-acid sequence MSSMHVFELNNRVKMPQIGLGVLFAKNDGQVENAVLSALSQGYRKIDTASAYQNEQGVGRSIQKSGIPRKDIFLTTKVWNTEQGYDNTLRAFDDSLKRLQMDYIDMYLIHWPVRTTYKETYKAMELIYKSGRAKAIGVCNFNIEQLEDLMAHSEIVPSLNQVEMHPYLSQNPLLHFCKEQGIQLEAWRPIMMGEVLHIPELSEIGKTHHKSAVQIALRWLIQRGVAVIPKSVTPKRIHENFEIFDFALTADEMTRIENLNQNKRLGEDLSNVF is encoded by the coding sequence ATGAGCAGTATGCACGTATTTGAGCTTAATAACCGAGTAAAAATGCCCCAAATAGGTCTTGGTGTCCTTTTTGCGAAGAACGATGGCCAGGTTGAAAATGCTGTGCTATCGGCCCTGTCCCAGGGCTATCGAAAAATTGATACGGCCTCTGCATACCAGAATGAACAAGGTGTTGGCCGCAGTATACAAAAAAGTGGAATCCCTAGAAAAGACATCTTCCTAACGACCAAGGTATGGAATACCGAACAAGGATATGATAACACACTAAGGGCTTTTGATGATAGTTTAAAACGGCTCCAAATGGATTATATTGATATGTACCTTATACATTGGCCCGTAAGGACAACATATAAAGAAACCTACAAAGCCATGGAACTGATCTATAAAAGTGGCCGGGCAAAAGCGATAGGTGTATGTAATTTTAACATTGAACAATTGGAAGACTTGATGGCACATTCAGAAATAGTGCCTTCGCTCAACCAGGTCGAAATGCATCCTTATCTAAGTCAGAACCCGTTATTGCACTTTTGCAAGGAGCAAGGAATACAACTTGAAGCCTGGAGGCCCATAATGATGGGGGAAGTATTACATATTCCCGAGTTATCCGAAATCGGTAAAACCCACCACAAATCGGCAGTACAGATTGCTTTGCGATGGTTGATCCAAAGAGGAGTGGCTGTAATACCAAAATCGGTAACCCCCAAGAGGATACATGAAAATTTTGAAATATTTGATTTTGCCCTTACTGCTGATGAAATGACCCGTATTGAAAATCTAAATCAAAACAAAAGATTGGGCGAGGATCTGTCCAACGTATTCTAA
- a CDS encoding AraC family transcriptional regulator translates to MKPIYESIVTSSNTSFKVQSYEAESNCDIAGWHIHPEYEIVYVKNGSGTLRIGNKVHDYTNGALVFLGGNIPHSDFGNKQHKNGKEVVIQFSKEFVDHKLSHFPELGMIKRLIHNSKYVLIFDDGTKTHLSAKFERFTELNDQEKLINLFSILNYLSVQENYVRLFHHDMLHKYREKESYRLRDVFDYINNNYHQKITTQAIAIKVGLTPNSFSRFFRKMTNRTFIDFVNEFRIRKAIDKINEGDTTITEAMYQSGFNSPSYFAKQFMKYQRMTPSEYRGKTRLF, encoded by the coding sequence ATGAAGCCAATATATGAATCCATAGTAACCAGTTCAAATACCTCATTTAAGGTTCAGAGCTACGAAGCAGAATCCAATTGTGACATTGCTGGATGGCATATTCATCCCGAGTATGAAATAGTGTATGTAAAAAACGGATCGGGAACCCTTAGGATAGGAAATAAAGTCCATGACTATACAAATGGGGCGCTTGTTTTTTTGGGTGGGAACATTCCGCATTCAGATTTTGGAAATAAACAGCACAAAAATGGTAAAGAAGTCGTGATACAGTTTTCCAAGGAATTTGTGGATCATAAACTGAGTCATTTTCCCGAGCTAGGTATGATCAAAAGATTGATTCATAATTCAAAATATGTCCTCATTTTCGATGACGGTACCAAAACCCATCTCAGCGCCAAATTTGAGCGTTTTACAGAACTGAACGATCAAGAAAAACTGATCAACCTTTTTTCAATCCTCAACTATTTGTCGGTTCAAGAAAATTATGTTCGATTATTCCATCACGATATGTTACATAAATACAGGGAAAAGGAATCTTATCGACTCCGTGATGTTTTTGACTACATCAACAATAACTACCACCAAAAAATTACGACCCAGGCCATTGCAATAAAAGTAGGATTGACCCCAAATTCATTTTCCAGGTTTTTTAGGAAAATGACGAACAGGACCTTTATTGATTTTGTCAATGAATTTAGGATACGAAAAGCCATTGACAAGATAAACGAGGGCGATACCACAATTACGGAAGCCATGTATCAATCCGGGTTCAACAGCCCTTCCTATTTTGCCAAACAATTCATGAAGTACCAAAGGATGACACCTTCGGAATATAGGGGCAAAACCCGGTTATTTTGA
- the kynU gene encoding kynureninase gives MNYENSLEFARRMDANDVLGPYREKFHYPRINDKDVIYFTGNSLGLQPKIAKGYVDNIMQDWANLAVEGHFYAQKPWWDYHERLANPLAKIVGALPEEVSVMNTLSVNLHFLMVSFYRPSKKRFKIICEEKAFPSDQYMLQSQVRFHGYDPSEAIVEVKKRKGEHFWRTADVCAKIDEVGEELALVLIGGVNYYNGQVFDMETITKAGRTAGAIVGWDLAHAVGNVELKLHRWEVDFAAWCSYKYMNSGPGNASGIFVHERYLDKKDIPRFEGWWGTKKETRFLMKPEFEPIETADAWQVSNPPVLSLAPYLASLELFEAVGMDALLDKQRLLTGYLEFILRAIDKEVDSTFEIITPEQRGCQLSVFLHGEGRPLFEYLMKNGVIVDWREPNVIRLAPAPFYCSFEDMYQFGQILKMGILSK, from the coding sequence ATGAACTACGAAAACTCACTTGAATTTGCCCGAAGAATGGATGCCAATGATGTTCTTGGCCCTTACAGGGAAAAATTCCATTATCCTCGGATAAATGATAAGGATGTGATCTATTTCACCGGAAATTCACTGGGACTTCAACCAAAAATTGCCAAGGGATATGTTGATAATATCATGCAGGATTGGGCAAATTTAGCGGTGGAAGGACATTTTTATGCCCAGAAACCTTGGTGGGACTATCACGAGCGGTTGGCCAATCCTTTGGCTAAAATCGTGGGGGCATTACCGGAAGAGGTTTCCGTAATGAACACGCTTTCCGTGAACCTTCATTTTCTTATGGTCTCCTTTTACCGTCCATCAAAAAAGAGGTTTAAAATTATCTGTGAGGAAAAAGCATTTCCGTCCGATCAGTACATGCTTCAGAGTCAGGTAAGGTTTCATGGTTATGATCCATCCGAAGCCATTGTGGAAGTCAAAAAAAGGAAAGGGGAACATTTTTGGCGAACAGCGGATGTGTGTGCAAAAATTGATGAAGTTGGTGAGGAGTTGGCCCTGGTTTTAATAGGTGGCGTAAACTATTATAACGGTCAGGTCTTTGATATGGAAACCATTACCAAAGCAGGAAGGACCGCAGGTGCCATAGTGGGCTGGGATTTGGCCCACGCCGTAGGAAACGTTGAATTGAAACTGCATAGGTGGGAAGTGGATTTTGCCGCTTGGTGCAGTTATAAATATATGAACAGCGGACCAGGAAATGCCTCAGGGATATTTGTTCATGAACGGTATTTGGATAAAAAGGATATTCCCCGTTTCGAGGGGTGGTGGGGCACTAAAAAGGAAACCCGTTTTTTGATGAAGCCCGAATTTGAGCCTATAGAGACTGCAGATGCGTGGCAGGTGAGTAATCCACCGGTACTTTCCCTGGCACCTTATCTGGCCTCCCTGGAATTGTTCGAAGCGGTTGGAATGGATGCCCTTCTGGACAAGCAACGCCTATTGACGGGCTATTTGGAATTTATCCTTCGCGCTATCGATAAAGAGGTGGATAGCACCTTTGAGATCATTACGCCCGAGCAGAGAGGATGCCAGCTTTCCGTATTCCTGCATGGGGAAGGTCGACCTTTATTTGAGTATCTTATGAAAAATGGGGTCATTGTGGATTGGCGCGAGCCCAACGTTATCAGATTGGCTCCCGCCCCTTTTTATTGCTCTTTTGAGGATATGTACCAATTTGGTCAGATTTTGAAAATGGGAATTCTATCAAAATAA
- a CDS encoding GNAT family N-acetyltransferase, with amino-acid sequence MEGLIIREAQLKDLPTLKAFEQELIKAERPFDPTIRPDPVSYYDLEEYVKNDHVKVVVAEFEGALVGSGYAYAKMARTYLDHTQYAYLGFMYTKPEYRGRGVNQQIVEVLLEWAKSNGLSEVRLTVYNENYPAIKAYEKTGFTSHINEMRLRLDT; translated from the coding sequence ATGGAAGGACTTATCATAAGGGAAGCCCAACTTAAGGATTTACCTACCCTAAAGGCATTTGAGCAGGAACTTATCAAAGCCGAACGTCCTTTTGATCCTACCATACGACCGGACCCCGTAAGCTATTATGATTTGGAGGAATATGTGAAAAATGACCACGTGAAAGTGGTGGTTGCCGAGTTTGAGGGAGCGTTGGTGGGTTCGGGATATGCCTATGCAAAAATGGCAAGAACGTATCTGGACCATACGCAATATGCCTATTTGGGGTTTATGTACACAAAACCGGAATATCGGGGTAGGGGAGTTAATCAGCAAATTGTGGAAGTTTTATTGGAATGGGCAAAAAGCAACGGGCTAAGTGAAGTACGGCTAACGGTGTACAACGAAAATTATCCCGCTATAAAAGCCTATGAAAAAACTGGATTTACAAGCCATATTAATGAAATGCGTTTGCGTTTGGACACTTAG
- a CDS encoding O-methyltransferase translates to MHFLSPLLEKYIVDNSQSEPPVLTELTRETHLKVVRPRMITGHYQGRVLSLLSKIIAPKHILEVGTYTGYSAICLAEGLQQGGTLHTIDINEELVPIQQKYFNQSGYKSQIIQHLGDAIERIPSFDIVFDLVFIDAEKTQYDAYFEAAIQKCRPGSIILSDNVLWSGKVVEPLEANDKATEALLMYNEKLANDPRVETVLLPIRDGLTLCRVL, encoded by the coding sequence ATGCACTTCCTTTCTCCTTTGCTGGAAAAATACATCGTCGACAATTCACAGAGCGAACCCCCTGTTTTAACGGAACTCACACGGGAAACGCACTTAAAAGTGGTACGCCCCCGAATGATTACAGGCCATTATCAAGGTCGTGTACTGAGCCTATTGTCTAAAATAATCGCTCCTAAACACATTTTGGAAGTGGGCACCTATACGGGGTATTCGGCAATTTGTCTGGCCGAGGGACTCCAGCAAGGAGGAACACTACATACCATTGACATCAATGAGGAACTGGTCCCAATCCAGCAAAAATATTTTAACCAAAGTGGCTACAAAAGCCAAATAATTCAACACCTTGGGGACGCCATTGAACGTATCCCATCATTCGATATCGTATTTGATTTGGTTTTTATTGATGCCGAAAAGACACAATACGATGCATATTTTGAAGCCGCAATCCAAAAATGCCGACCGGGAAGTATTATCCTTTCGGACAATGTCCTTTGGTCCGGAAAAGTGGTGGAACCTTTGGAAGCCAATGATAAGGCCACGGAAGCCCTATTGATGTACAATGAAAAATTGGCAAATGACCCTCGTGTGGAAACGGTGTTATTGCCCATCAGGGACGGTCTAACCCTGTGTAGGGTACTATAA
- a CDS encoding phosphatase PAP2 family protein, with translation MWDKLLQWDKGILIFLNNLGIEAYDGFWSAVTEIRTWFPLFLFFILLLFWKYPKREAFFQVMTLIFLAIFITFITHWAKVSFARLRPSNDLEINTLIRVLRTPRDYSFFSGHASSSFSITVLMFLFIRRTWKWAFFFFLWPILFCASRIYLGVHYPSDIIVGAAVGTLFALVFYRLYQYVIVPYTGLDRP, from the coding sequence ATGTGGGACAAATTGCTTCAATGGGATAAAGGGATTCTCATTTTCCTGAACAATTTGGGCATTGAAGCGTACGATGGATTTTGGTCGGCGGTTACCGAAATCCGCACTTGGTTTCCCCTCTTCCTTTTTTTTATTCTTCTACTGTTTTGGAAATACCCCAAACGTGAGGCATTTTTTCAAGTGATGACCCTGATTTTCCTCGCTATTTTTATCACCTTTATTACGCACTGGGCCAAAGTTTCCTTTGCCCGTTTAAGGCCTAGTAATGATTTGGAAATCAATACCTTAATTCGCGTTTTGAGGACACCAAGGGATTATAGTTTCTTTTCTGGGCATGCCTCAAGTTCTTTTTCCATTACGGTATTGATGTTCCTGTTTATCCGGAGGACCTGGAAGTGGGCTTTTTTCTTTTTTCTTTGGCCAATTTTGTTTTGTGCAAGCCGAATTTACCTTGGAGTACACTATCCGTCGGACATTATTGTCGGTGCCGCTGTAGGCACCCTGTTTGCCCTTGTATTTTATAGATTATATCAGTATGTTATAGTACCCTACACAGGGTTAGACCGTCCCTGA
- a CDS encoding twin-arginine translocase TatA/TatE family subunit has translation MQFLFISGGEIVFILFIVVMVFGADKIPGIAKGLGKGMRQLRDATDDIKREIQKSAEKQGIDTDITKDIRKELDEVKKNVDDVTGTIRRSSK, from the coding sequence ATGCAGTTTCTTTTTATTAGTGGTGGAGAAATCGTTTTTATCCTCTTTATCGTGGTGATGGTCTTTGGTGCGGATAAGATTCCTGGCATTGCGAAAGGATTGGGCAAAGGGATGCGCCAACTCCGTGATGCCACCGATGATATTAAACGGGAGATTCAAAAAAGTGCTGAAAAGCAAGGTATTGATACCGATATTACCAAGGACATCAGAAAAGAACTGGACGAAGTCAAGAAAAACGTCGATGATGTCACCGGAACCATTCGGCGAAGCTCCAAATAA